One Dromiciops gliroides isolate mDroGli1 chromosome 3, mDroGli1.pri, whole genome shotgun sequence DNA segment encodes these proteins:
- the LOC122748075 gene encoding olfactory receptor 51I2-like, with translation MQTNNGSGLIMGFTPETFILAGIPGMEAEHIWIAIPFCLMYVIIFLGNGTILHVIHMNPTLHQPMYLFLAMLALAELGISASTLPTVLGIFLFDATEIDFNVCLLQMFSIHSFSIMESGILLAMSMDRFVAIYSPLRYTVILTLTRIISIGATIGLKSVLLMAPLPVLLQRLPFCGHNTLSHSYCLHPNLVHLPCADTSINNIYGLFIVISTFGLDFLLIVVSYMLILRTVLGIASGEGRWKALNTCGSHVCAVLVYYVPMIGLSMVHRFGRHLPSLLQPTMANIYLFFPPVVNPIVYSIKTKEIRRGIVRVFSRKRVRG, from the coding sequence ATGCAGACTAATAATGGCTCTGGTCTGATAATGGGGTTCACACCTGAAACATTCATCTTGGCTGGCATCCCTGGGATGGAGGCTGAACACATCTGGATCGCCATCCCTTTTTGCCTTATGTATGTCATCATATTCCTTGGAAATGGGACCATCCTCCATGTCATCCATATGAATCCTACTTTACACCAACCCATGTACCTATTCCTAGCCATGCTGGCCCTTGCTGAGCTTGGCATATCTGCTTCTACACTTCCCACTGTGTTGGGAATTTTCCTCTTTGATGCAACTGAGATTGACTTCAACGTCTGCCTGCTCCAGATGTTCTCTATACACTCCTTCTCCATCATGGAGTCAGGTATCCTGCTGGCCATGTCCATGGACCGCTTTGTGGCCATCTATAGCCCACTGCGCTATACAGTCATACTGACTTTGACTCGAATCATTTCAATAGGTGCTACAATTGGACTCAAGAGTGTGCTACTCATGGCCCCACTACCTGTCCTACTCCAACGTCTGCCTTTCTGTGGACACAATACCCTCTCCCATTCCTACTGCCTACACCCTAACCTTGTCCACCTACCATGTGCTGATACCTCCATCAACAACATCTATGGACTTTTCATTGTAATTTCCACATTTGGGCTAGACTTCCTACTTATTGTGGTCTCCTACATGCTCATCCTTCGCACAGTATTGGGTATTGCCTCTGGAGAGGGTCGGTGGAAGGCCCTCAATACTTGTGGCTCACATGTCTGCGCTGTACTTGTATACTATGTACCCATGATTGGCTTGTCCATGGTGCACCGCTTTGGGCGACACCTCCCCTCTTTGCTACAACCTACCATGGCCAATATTTACCTCTTCTTTCCACCTGTGGTAAACCCAATTGTTTATAGCATCAAGACCAAGGAGATCCGCCGAGGTATTGTCCGCGTATTCTCTAGAAAGAGGGTCAGGGGTTAG